A window of the Helianthus annuus cultivar XRQ/B chromosome 4, HanXRQr2.0-SUNRISE, whole genome shotgun sequence genome harbors these coding sequences:
- the LOC110891613 gene encoding ethylene-responsive transcription factor 11, whose protein sequence is MIMPASETTKNVTTTTTTTTTAVTTTNTMKGMRKFVGVRQRPSGRWVAEIKDSSQKVRLWLGTYDTPEEAAQAYDEAARALRGEHTRTNFAPMLNSSLSGSDSRRALSFSSLKARLSKNLQSIMARTTENKSSPKSRVSDHFTFASIFNFKGNYQYQNQNQNNVASDIEKIVQPSVIVPSQTLTDYEVATTYNSSWDNSSVSDCSNDWMGFSATQHGLDSDGSDIGEGSYFGDQMIGGWISSPDTSEGGSRSKRFKVSSSVLVPPKFNDPVNNESPFPW, encoded by the coding sequence ATGATCATGCCAGCGTCTGAAACTACGAAAAATGtaactaccactaccactaccaccaccactgcAGTCACCACCACAAATACCATGAAAGGTATGCGAAAATTCGTTGGGGTCAGGCAAAGGCCATCAGGAAGGTGGGTGGCTGAAATCAAAGATTCATCCCAAAAGGTGCGGTTATGGCTCGGTACTTATGACACCCCTGAAGAAGCGGCTCAAGCCTATGACGAAGCGGCTAGAGCCTTGAGAGGTGAACACACGAGAACCAACTTTGCGCCTATGCTAAATAGTTCATTGTCAGGATCAGATTCAAGACGCGCACTTAGCTTTTCTTCATTAAAAGCGAGGCTAAGCAAGAACCTACAAAGCATCATGGCGCGAACGACTGAGAATAAGTCGTCACCGAAAAGTAGGGTAAGCGATCATTTCACTTTCGCGAGTATATTCAACTTCAAAGGGAATTACCAatatcaaaaccaaaaccaaaacaacGTTGCTAGTGACATAGAAAAAATAGTACAACCTAGTGTGATTGTGCCATCACAAACGTTGACGGATTATGAAGTTGCTACAACTTATAATTCATCATGGGACAACTCAAGCGTGTCGGATTGTAGCAATGATTGGATGGGGTTTTCTGCTACACAACACGGTTTAGATTCGGATGGGTCTGATATCGGTGAAGGTAGTTATTTTGGAGACCAAATGATTGGAGGGTGGATAAGTAGCCCCGACACTAGCGAGGGTGGGTCGAGGAGTAAAAGGTTTAAGGTTTCATCATCGGTTTTGGTTCCTCCAAAGTTCAATGATCCGGTTAACAACGAGTCGCCTTTTCCATGGTGA